A part of Hydrogenobacter sp. T-8 genomic DNA contains:
- a CDS encoding KaiC domain-containing protein — protein MEERRPEVVEESIWVAGEAIKKAPKLYGVPTGVEGLDELFFTSEVQGGKPVKKPLGGIPAYSVVNITGVSDTGKSLMAEQYTVMQASRGEAVAFITVESPAHFTVAGIRERAKAMGMDFENIEERIILIDAASHGRLRENIPDLLATLAHVIKTYKVKHTVIDSVTGLYEAKEMQARLVVRQLFNFMKKWYQTALFVSQKRSGHEELTAEAAGGYAISHIVDCSMVLSKDLVLTQAQSKLYKKPIGDVVRLFRIDGCRLCGHDTRTHLMEITETGLVRIGPPLSG, from the coding sequence ATGGAGGAAAGAAGACCAGAGGTAGTAGAAGAAAGCATATGGGTAGCAGGAGAAGCCATCAAAAAAGCCCCCAAGCTATACGGTGTGCCTACTGGTGTGGAGGGTCTTGATGAACTCTTCTTTACTTCAGAGGTTCAAGGGGGAAAGCCCGTAAAAAAGCCCCTTGGAGGTATACCCGCCTATTCGGTTGTAAACATAACAGGTGTCTCCGACACAGGCAAAAGCCTTATGGCGGAGCAGTATACGGTAATGCAGGCAAGCAGGGGTGAAGCGGTAGCTTTTATAACGGTGGAATCCCCCGCTCACTTTACCGTCGCTGGGATTAGAGAGAGGGCAAAAGCTATGGGTATGGACTTTGAAAACATAGAAGAGCGTATTATCCTTATAGATGCTGCAAGCCATGGCAGGTTAAGAGAAAACATCCCAGACCTCCTGGCAACCCTGGCTCATGTGATAAAGACTTACAAGGTCAAGCACACGGTTATAGACTCAGTCACAGGGCTATACGAAGCCAAGGAGATGCAGGCAAGGCTTGTGGTGCGTCAGCTCTTTAACTTTATGAAAAAGTGGTATCAGACCGCCCTTTTTGTCTCTCAGAAAAGGAGCGGACACGAGGAGCTTACCGCAGAGGCGGCGGGTGGCTATGCCATAAGCCATATAGTGGACTGCTCCATGGTGCTTTCCAAAGACCTCGTGCTCACACAAGCCCAGTCTAAGCTCTACAAAAAGCCCATAGGGGATGTGGTTCGCCTCTTTCGCATAGATGGCTGTAGGCTCTGCGGGCATGATACAAGAACGCACCTTATGGAAATAACAGAAACAGGTCTTGTAAGGATTGGACCACCGCTGAGTGGATGA
- the miaB gene encoding tRNA (N6-isopentenyl adenosine(37)-C2)-methylthiotransferase MiaB: MKYFIKTFGCQMNFNDSERLKGILQSMGYEPSQSWEEADIILINTCTIREKPDQKVYSHLGEYKKIKEKNPGAIIGVCGCLAQRMGEELVQKAPMVDLMFSSFNMHQLPELIQQAQAGYKAIAILENPPEDEDKLWEYPTVRDNKFCAYVTVMKGCDKNCTYCVVPKTRGRQRSRSLESILSEVKSLVLDGVREIHLLGQNVTAWGQDLGIPFEELLYRVAEIPGVERIRFTTGHPKDLTEGIAKAMGEIPQVCEHIHLPVQAGSTRILKLMDRGYTKEEYLEKVQMLREYVKGITFSTDIIVGFPTETEEDFEDTLDILEKVRFEQVFSFKYSPRPDTPAYSMEGQIPDEIKTQRMSRLLELQKRILSEIAKSYEGTEQEVLIESYEDGKLMGRTRTNRWATLNGKESLLGKLVKVKVLSSKPFNMECEVLRAIG, translated from the coding sequence ATGAAGTACTTCATAAAAACCTTTGGATGCCAGATGAACTTTAATGACTCAGAGAGGCTCAAGGGCATACTGCAGAGCATGGGCTATGAGCCCTCGCAAAGCTGGGAAGAGGCGGACATAATCCTCATAAACACCTGCACCATAAGGGAAAAGCCCGACCAGAAGGTCTACTCCCACCTGGGAGAATACAAGAAGATAAAGGAGAAAAACCCGGGGGCTATCATAGGCGTATGCGGATGCCTTGCCCAAAGGATGGGAGAGGAGCTGGTGCAAAAGGCTCCCATGGTGGACCTTATGTTCTCCAGCTTTAACATGCACCAGCTTCCAGAGTTAATTCAGCAAGCTCAGGCAGGATATAAGGCTATAGCCATCCTTGAAAACCCACCAGAGGACGAAGACAAGTTGTGGGAATATCCTACGGTAAGGGACAACAAGTTCTGTGCCTACGTGACGGTAATGAAGGGTTGTGATAAAAACTGCACCTACTGTGTGGTGCCAAAAACAAGAGGCAGGCAAAGGTCAAGAAGTCTCGAAAGCATACTATCGGAGGTCAAAAGCCTTGTGTTAGATGGTGTGAGGGAAATACATTTGCTTGGTCAGAACGTGACCGCATGGGGGCAGGACCTTGGTATTCCCTTTGAAGAATTACTTTACAGAGTTGCGGAAATCCCCGGTGTGGAAAGGATTAGGTTTACCACCGGACATCCCAAAGACCTAACAGAGGGCATCGCCAAAGCTATGGGAGAGATACCTCAAGTTTGCGAGCATATACACCTACCAGTCCAAGCAGGTTCCACAAGGATACTCAAGCTCATGGACAGGGGTTATACAAAGGAGGAATATCTTGAAAAGGTCCAAATGCTGAGAGAATATGTGAAGGGTATAACCTTCTCCACTGACATAATAGTAGGCTTTCCCACAGAAACGGAAGAAGACTTTGAGGATACTTTGGATATTTTAGAAAAGGTGAGGTTTGAACAGGTTTTCTCCTTTAAATACTCACCAAGACCAGACACACCAGCCTATAGCATGGAAGGGCAGATTCCTGATGAGATAAAAACCCAGAGGATGTCAAGACTTCTTGAATTGCAAAAGAGGATACTATCAGAGATAGCCAAGTCCTACGAGGGGACAGAGCAGGAGGTTTTGATAGAGAGCTACGAAGATGGAAAGCTCATGGGCAGGACGAGAACAAACCGGTGGGCTACCCTTAATGGAAAGGAGAGCCTGCTCGGAAAGTTGGTAAAGGTAAAAGTGCTAAGCTCAAAGCCCTTTAATATGGAGTGTGAAGTCCTAAGGGCAATAGGATAA